In Halopelagius longus, the following proteins share a genomic window:
- a CDS encoding LutC/YkgG family protein → METGTVATFEESLERLEVGWTRAAAEDVPDVLEAVCSTPAVGVPLPFEGVSLPGWVNDDPTPADLREAKTGVTAAGIGIADYGSVVLPSTPEGSEPVSLFPETHVAVLRASDVVPGMPEAFAWLGEEFRAGNDDAIIATGPSATADMGALVKGAHGPKDVHVVMLDE, encoded by the coding sequence ATGGAAACTGGCACGGTCGCGACGTTCGAGGAGTCGCTCGAACGTCTGGAAGTCGGTTGGACGCGCGCCGCCGCCGAGGACGTTCCCGATGTTCTCGAAGCGGTGTGTTCGACCCCCGCCGTGGGCGTCCCCCTCCCGTTCGAGGGGGTGTCGCTCCCCGGGTGGGTGAACGACGACCCGACGCCGGCGGACCTTCGGGAGGCGAAGACGGGCGTCACCGCCGCCGGAATCGGCATCGCGGACTACGGAAGCGTCGTCCTCCCCTCGACGCCCGAGGGGTCGGAACCGGTGAGTCTCTTCCCCGAGACGCACGTCGCCGTCCTCCGCGCGTCGGACGTCGTTCCCGGGATGCCGGAGGCGTTCGCGTGGTTGGGCGAGGAGTTCCGCGCCGGCAACGACGACGCGATAATCGCCACCGGACCGAGTGCGACGGCGGACATGGGCGCACTGGTGAAGGGCGCACACGGCCCGAAGGACGTCCACGTGGTGATGCTCGATGAGTAA